In the genome of Rhodoferax sp. BAB1, one region contains:
- a CDS encoding DUF2892 domain-containing protein yields the protein MTVERYIRIMAGFFVMLSLALGVEASPIFVSPWFLAFTAFVGFNLFQSGITGFCPPGILLRKLGVPEGGSCGTK from the coding sequence ATGACTGTTGAACGCTACATCCGCATCATGGCCGGTTTCTTTGTCATGCTGTCCCTGGCCCTGGGCGTCGAAGCCAGCCCGATCTTCGTGAGCCCCTGGTTCCTGGCCTTCACCGCCTTCGTCGGTTTCAACCTGTTCCAGTCCGGCATCACCGGCTTCTGCCCGCCCGGCATCCTGCTCAGGAAACTGGGCGTGCCTGAAGGCGGTTCCTGCGGCACCAAGTAA
- a CDS encoding OsmC family protein yields MSESKPRVVLRQQQDFQFAIDFGAGISPLVGDEHPPLGQGQGPTPVQLLAAAVGNCLSDALLFALRKFKQAPEPISCEVTAEIGRNAENRLRVLGLDVALTLGVPAAKLEHLDRVLEQFEAFCTVGASVAQGIPLHVSVRDADGQQLK; encoded by the coding sequence ATGAGCGAGTCCAAGCCCCGCGTCGTGCTGCGTCAGCAGCAGGACTTCCAGTTCGCCATCGACTTCGGTGCGGGCATCTCCCCGCTGGTGGGTGACGAGCACCCGCCGCTGGGCCAGGGCCAGGGGCCTACGCCCGTGCAACTGCTGGCGGCGGCTGTGGGCAACTGCCTGTCGGACGCGCTGCTGTTCGCGTTGCGCAAGTTCAAGCAGGCGCCCGAGCCCATCAGCTGCGAGGTCACGGCCGAGATCGGCCGTAATGCCGAGAACCGCCTGCGTGTGCTGGGGCTGGACGTGGCGCTCACCCTGGGTGTGCCGGCTGCGAAGCTGGAACACCTGGACCGCGTGCTCGAACAGTTCGAGGCCTTCTGCACCGTGGGCGCCAGCGTGGCGCAGGGCATTCCCCTGCACGTCAGCGTGCGCGATGCCGACGGCCAGCAACTCAAGTAA
- a CDS encoding metal-sensing transcriptional repressor: protein MGKSTALKKVPASTGTGAGCDPTVLTDSDARTEVLNRLRRAEGQLRGIQRMIEDGESCLKIGQQFSAVRKALDSTYLRMTVCFMEQELESRLAPGEEQKADLSAMMKDMETLLARMG from the coding sequence ATGGGCAAGAGCACAGCTTTGAAGAAGGTGCCGGCCAGCACCGGCACAGGGGCCGGCTGCGACCCCACGGTGTTGACCGACAGCGACGCGCGCACCGAGGTGCTCAATCGCCTGCGCCGCGCCGAAGGCCAGCTGCGCGGCATCCAGCGCATGATCGAGGACGGCGAGAGCTGCCTCAAGATCGGCCAGCAGTTCTCGGCCGTGCGCAAGGCGCTGGACAGCACCTACCTGCGCATGACGGTCTGCTTCATGGAGCAGGAACTCGAATCGCGCCTGGCGCCAGGCGAAGAGCAGAAGGCCGACCTCTCGGCCATGATGAAAGACATGGAAACGCTGCTGGCCCGCATGGGCTGA
- a CDS encoding adenosine deaminase, with amino-acid sequence MPSIPHIPADRLPALLRAMPKAELHIHIEGSLEPELIFALAQRNGLSLPYPSVEALRRAYAFTDLQSFLDIYYAGAGVLLTEQDFYDMGMAYLKRAAADHVLRTEIFFDPQTHTARGVSMETVIQGLHRACRDGAALGVSAELILCFLRHLSEEEAFETLEQALPWRDLFIGVGLDSSELGHPPEKFARVFARCRELGLRLVAHAGEEGPPAYVWSALDVLKVERIDHGVQSVHDAALMRRLAQDRIPLTVCPLSNLKLCVFPTLQAHNLGALLDAGLVATVNSDDPAYFGGYVNDNYTQTFAATGLGAAQAYVLAKNSFEASFAETRLKRDWIAKLDEVFEQAAR; translated from the coding sequence ATGCCATCCATCCCCCACATCCCGGCGGACCGTCTGCCCGCTCTGCTGCGGGCCATGCCCAAGGCCGAGCTGCACATCCACATCGAAGGCTCGCTCGAACCCGAGCTGATCTTCGCCCTGGCGCAACGCAATGGGCTGAGCCTGCCCTACCCGAGCGTGGAAGCCCTGCGACGGGCCTACGCCTTCACCGACCTGCAGAGTTTCCTGGACATCTATTACGCCGGCGCGGGCGTGCTGCTGACCGAGCAGGATTTCTACGACATGGGCATGGCCTATCTGAAGCGCGCCGCCGCCGACCATGTGCTGCGCACCGAGATCTTCTTCGACCCGCAGACCCACACCGCGCGTGGCGTGAGCATGGAGACCGTGATCCAGGGCCTGCACCGCGCCTGCCGCGACGGCGCAGCGCTGGGCGTGAGCGCCGAACTCATCCTCTGTTTTCTGCGCCACCTCAGCGAGGAAGAAGCTTTCGAGACGCTGGAGCAGGCCCTGCCCTGGCGCGACCTGTTCATCGGCGTGGGTCTCGATTCGAGCGAGCTGGGCCACCCGCCGGAGAAGTTCGCCCGCGTCTTCGCGCGCTGCCGCGAACTGGGCCTGCGCCTGGTGGCCCATGCCGGCGAAGAGGGCCCGCCAGCCTATGTGTGGAGCGCACTCGATGTGCTGAAGGTCGAGCGCATCGACCACGGCGTGCAGAGCGTGCACGACGCCGCGCTGATGCGCCGCCTGGCCCAGGACCGCATCCCGCTCACGGTCTGCCCCTTGAGCAACCTCAAGCTCTGCGTCTTCCCGACGCTGCAGGCCCACAACCTGGGCGCCCTGCTGGATGCCGGCCTGGTGGCCACGGTCAATTCCGACGACCCGGCCTACTTCGGCGGTTACGTCAACGACAACTACACGCAGACTTTCGCGGCCACCGGTCTGGGGGCGGCGCAGGCTTATGTGCTGGCGAAGAACAGCTTCGAGGCGAGTTTTGCCGAGACGCGGTTGAAGCGGGACTGGATCGCCAAACTCGACGAGGTTTTCGAGCAGGCGGCGCGTTGA
- a CDS encoding BMP family ABC transporter substrate-binding protein, with protein MTDLTKRRLFQAAAISAITAAALVGCGKKEEPAAAAPAAAPKAAPLKIAFAYVGPVGDGGWTFAHDNGRKAIEKEFGDKVVTSFVEKVPESADAERVIRDMAGQGNTLIFGTTFGYMEPMLKVAPDFKNVKFEHATGYKTAENMRTYDSRTYEGAYMAGVIAGKMTKSNTLGVVGSIPIPEVIRNINSFTLGAQSVNPKVKTKVVWVGEWFNPPKETEAATALINGGADVLMQNTDSSAVLQTAEKMGKRAFGWDSDMTAYGPKAHLGSAIINWGPYYIKATRDALEGKWATGQAWWGVKEGAIDMVSIAADVPEESKKKIDEIKAGLKAGSFSIWKGPILGQDGKEVLKKDEVADDKFLGGVNFYVKGVEGKIPGGK; from the coding sequence ATGACCGACCTGACCAAACGCCGCCTGTTCCAGGCTGCCGCCATTTCCGCCATCACCGCCGCCGCCCTCGTGGGCTGCGGCAAGAAGGAGGAGCCCGCCGCTGCCGCACCCGCCGCCGCGCCCAAGGCCGCACCGCTGAAGATCGCCTTCGCCTACGTGGGCCCCGTCGGTGACGGCGGCTGGACCTTTGCCCACGACAACGGGCGTAAGGCCATCGAGAAGGAATTCGGCGACAAGGTCGTCACCAGCTTCGTGGAGAAGGTGCCGGAAAGCGCCGACGCCGAGCGCGTGATCCGCGACATGGCCGGCCAGGGCAACACCCTGATCTTCGGCACCACCTTCGGTTACATGGAGCCCATGCTCAAGGTCGCGCCCGATTTCAAGAACGTGAAGTTCGAGCACGCCACCGGCTACAAGACCGCCGAGAACATGCGCACCTACGACAGCCGCACCTACGAAGGCGCCTACATGGCCGGCGTGATCGCGGGCAAGATGACCAAGAGCAACACCCTGGGTGTGGTCGGCTCGATCCCGATCCCCGAGGTGATCCGCAACATCAACAGCTTCACGCTGGGCGCGCAGTCCGTGAACCCCAAGGTCAAGACCAAGGTGGTGTGGGTGGGCGAGTGGTTCAACCCGCCGAAGGAAACCGAAGCCGCCACCGCCCTGATCAACGGCGGCGCCGACGTGCTGATGCAGAACACCGACTCCTCGGCCGTGCTGCAGACCGCCGAGAAGATGGGCAAGCGCGCCTTCGGCTGGGACAGCGACATGACGGCCTACGGCCCCAAGGCCCACCTGGGTTCGGCCATCATCAACTGGGGCCCTTACTACATCAAGGCCACGCGTGACGCGCTGGAAGGCAAGTGGGCCACCGGCCAGGCCTGGTGGGGCGTGAAGGAAGGAGCGATCGACATGGTGTCCATCGCCGCCGACGTGCCGGAAGAAAGCAAGAAGAAGATCGACGAGATCAAGGCCGGCCTGAAGGCGGGCAGCTTCTCGATCTGGAAGGGCCCCATCCTGGGCCAGGACGGCAAGGAAGTGCTGAAGAAGGACGAAGTGGCCGACGACAAGTTCCTCGGTGGCGTCAACTTCTACGTCAAGGGCGTGGAAGGCAAGATCCCCGGGGGCAAGTAA
- a CDS encoding ABC transporter permease, translating into MESYALLLAATLNAGTVLALAALGLLLNEKSGIVNLGAEGMMLCAAIAGFAAVVHTGNDWLGFVAGMGAGALLAALFGWLVIWLNTNPYATGLALSLFGAGFSAFAGIAYVQAKLPERTQWAVPLLGDIPWIGPALFRQHPLVYVTMALVVALIVWLGRSRSGLILRAVGESPESAHALGYPVRRIRFAAVLAGGALCGLSGAYLSIIYTPLWVEGMVAGKGWIALALTTFATWRPARVLLGAYLFGGVTMLQFHLQGTGVEMPSQFLDMLPYLATIVVLALISRNPAWIRVNMPASLGKPFTPGS; encoded by the coding sequence ATGGAGTCCTACGCGCTGCTGCTCGCCGCCACGCTCAATGCCGGCACCGTACTGGCCCTGGCTGCGCTGGGCCTGCTGCTCAACGAGAAGTCGGGCATCGTCAACCTGGGGGCCGAGGGCATGATGCTGTGCGCAGCCATCGCCGGTTTTGCCGCCGTGGTGCACACGGGCAACGACTGGCTGGGTTTCGTGGCCGGCATGGGCGCGGGGGCGCTGCTGGCGGCCCTGTTCGGCTGGCTGGTGATCTGGCTCAACACCAACCCCTATGCCACCGGCCTGGCGCTGAGTCTTTTTGGCGCCGGCTTCTCGGCCTTTGCGGGCATCGCCTACGTGCAGGCCAAGCTGCCCGAGCGCACGCAATGGGCCGTGCCCCTGCTGGGCGACATCCCCTGGATCGGCCCGGCCCTGTTCCGCCAGCACCCGCTGGTTTATGTGACCATGGCCCTGGTCGTGGCGCTGATCGTCTGGCTGGGACGCAGCCGCAGCGGCCTGATCCTGCGTGCCGTGGGCGAGTCGCCCGAATCGGCCCACGCCCTGGGTTACCCGGTGCGGCGCATCCGCTTCGCGGCCGTACTGGCCGGTGGCGCCCTGTGCGGCCTGTCGGGCGCCTACCTCTCCATCATCTACACCCCGCTGTGGGTGGAGGGCATGGTGGCCGGCAAGGGCTGGATCGCGCTGGCCCTGACCACCTTTGCCACCTGGCGACCGGCGCGTGTGCTGCTGGGCGCCTACCTGTTCGGCGGTGTGACCATGCTGCAGTTCCATCTGCAGGGCACGGGCGTGGAAATGCCCAGCCAGTTCCTGGACATGCTGCCCTACCTGGCCACCATCGTGGTGCTGGCCCTGATCTCGCGCAATCCGGCCTGGATCCGCGTGAACATGCCCGCATCGCTAGGCAAGCCTTTCACCCCCGGCTCATAA
- a CDS encoding ABC transporter permease — MLRLEARPQPSRAWSLGSPLLALALTVLLGVILFVALGKDPLRGLQMFFWEPIKSGYALGELMVKATPLLIIALGLAVCFRSNVWNIGAEGQFVIGAVCAGGVALLADKGTGPWIIPALLIAGVLGGMLWAGITALLRDRFNANEILVSLMLVYVAIQLLNYMVHGPWKDPGGYNFPQTRTFEAVTQIPRLMGGSRLNIGLILALLGAGVLWVFLFRLRAGFALQVGGLAPAAARYAGFSSRKALWTALLVSGGAAGLAGALEVAGPIGQLTPYVPAGYGFAAIIVAFVGRLHPVGMVFSAILMSMFYIGGELAQSRLGLPKSLTGVFQGLLLFTLLTCDTLINYRLRLKGAR, encoded by the coding sequence ATGCTGCGGCTTGAAGCCCGCCCCCAGCCCTCGCGCGCCTGGAGCCTGGGCTCGCCCCTGCTGGCGCTGGCGCTCACGGTACTGCTGGGCGTGATCCTTTTCGTCGCCCTGGGCAAGGACCCGCTGCGCGGTCTGCAGATGTTTTTCTGGGAGCCCATCAAGTCGGGCTACGCCCTGGGCGAGTTGATGGTCAAGGCCACGCCCCTGCTCATCATCGCGCTGGGCCTGGCCGTGTGTTTCCGCTCCAATGTCTGGAACATCGGCGCCGAAGGGCAGTTCGTGATCGGCGCGGTCTGCGCCGGCGGCGTGGCCCTGCTGGCGGACAAGGGTACGGGGCCCTGGATCATCCCGGCCCTGCTGATCGCCGGCGTGCTGGGCGGCATGCTGTGGGCCGGTATCACCGCGCTGCTGCGCGACCGCTTCAACGCCAACGAGATCCTGGTGAGCCTGATGCTGGTCTACGTGGCCATCCAGTTGCTGAACTACATGGTGCACGGCCCCTGGAAAGACCCGGGGGGCTACAACTTCCCGCAGACCAGGACCTTCGAGGCGGTGACGCAGATCCCGCGCCTGATGGGCGGCTCGCGCCTGAACATCGGCCTGATCCTGGCCCTGCTGGGCGCGGGCGTGCTCTGGGTCTTCCTGTTCCGCCTGCGCGCAGGTTTTGCGCTGCAGGTGGGCGGCCTGGCGCCGGCGGCGGCGCGGTACGCGGGTTTCTCTTCACGCAAGGCGCTGTGGACGGCGCTGCTGGTCTCGGGCGGCGCGGCCGGCCTGGCTGGCGCGCTGGAGGTGGCGGGGCCCATCGGCCAGCTCACGCCCTATGTGCCGGCGGGTTACGGTTTTGCCGCCATCATCGTGGCCTTCGTGGGGCGGTTGCACCCGGTGGGCATGGTGTTTTCGGCCATCCTCATGAGCATGTTCTACATCGGTGGTGAGCTGGCGCAGTCGCGCCTGGGCCTGCCCAAGTCCCTCACCGGCGTGTTCCAGGGTCTGCTGCTGTTCACGCTGCTGACCTGCGACACGCTGATCAACTACCGGCTGCGTCTGAAAGGGGCCCGCTGA